Proteins from one Mycobacterium sp. HUMS_12744610 genomic window:
- a CDS encoding (2Fe-2S)-binding protein has product MFVCLCNGVTNQTVCEAIAAGASTTRDVARACGAGADCGRCRRTVRAILRSATPDPTSPRPGAR; this is encoded by the coding sequence ATGTTCGTGTGCCTGTGCAACGGCGTCACCAACCAGACGGTGTGCGAGGCCATTGCGGCCGGGGCGTCGACGACCAGGGATGTCGCTCGGGCCTGCGGCGCGGGCGCCGACTGCGGGCGCTGCCGGCGCACCGTCCGGGCGATCCTGCGCTCGGCGACCCCCGATCCCACATCGCCCCGCCCCGGGGCGCGCTGA
- a CDS encoding SRPBCC family protein: MAIKESRDIVIEASPAQILDVIADFEAMPEWSEPHQSAEVLETGDDGRPRQVRMKVKVAGITDEQVVAYTWGDNEVSWTLVSSSQQKAQDGKYTLVPKGDETLVKFELLADPNVPLPGFVLKRAVKGTIDSATKALRERVLKVKKDA, translated from the coding sequence ATGGCAATCAAAGAGTCGCGCGACATCGTCATCGAAGCGAGCCCGGCGCAGATCCTGGACGTCATCGCCGACTTCGAGGCGATGCCCGAGTGGTCCGAACCCCATCAGAGCGCGGAGGTGCTCGAGACCGGCGACGACGGCCGGCCGCGCCAGGTCAGGATGAAGGTCAAGGTCGCGGGCATCACCGACGAACAGGTAGTGGCCTACACGTGGGGCGACAACGAGGTGAGCTGGACGCTGGTCAGCTCCTCCCAGCAGAAGGCGCAGGACGGCAAGTACACGCTGGTGCCCAAAGGTGACGAGACCTTGGTGAAGTTCGAGCTGCTCGCCGACCCCAACGTGCCGCTACCCGGTTTCGTGCTCAAACGCGCCGTCAAGGGGACGATCGACTCCGCGACCAAGGCGCTGCGCGAGCGGGTGCTGAAGGTGAAGAAGGACGCGTAG
- a CDS encoding CaiB/BaiF CoA transferase family protein — protein MGRGGPLAGVRVIELGGIGPGPHTGMMLADLGADVVRVRRPGVAIAMPAEGRDLLHRGKRIVDLDVKARPGALLELAARADVLLDCFRPGTCERLGIGPDDCAAVNPRLIFARITGWGQEGPLAQTAGHDINYLSRTGALSALGYADRPPLPPLNLVADFGGGSMLVLVGIVAALYERERSGRGQVVDAAMVDGVSLLAQVMWTMKSTGSLCDRRESFLLDGGAPFYRCYETSDGKYVAVGAIEPQFFAALLEGLGLSPDEVPGQRDIASYPRMFDIFTERFAARTRDEWTRVFAGTDACVTPVLTWGEAATDDHLRARSTVITAHGADQAAPAPRFSRTPAPPVGPPPSGTTSLTEIDWYETGYGETRALPVRRC, from the coding sequence GTGGGTCGCGGCGGGCCCCTGGCCGGGGTCAGGGTCATCGAGCTCGGCGGCATCGGGCCGGGGCCGCACACCGGGATGATGCTGGCCGACCTGGGTGCCGACGTGGTGCGGGTGCGCCGGCCCGGCGTGGCGATCGCGATGCCGGCGGAGGGCCGTGACCTGCTCCACCGCGGCAAGCGCATCGTCGACCTGGACGTCAAGGCGCGGCCCGGGGCGCTGCTGGAGCTGGCCGCCAGGGCCGACGTGCTGCTGGACTGTTTCCGGCCCGGCACCTGCGAGCGGCTCGGCATCGGCCCCGACGACTGCGCGGCGGTCAACCCGCGCCTGATCTTCGCGCGGATCACCGGGTGGGGGCAGGAGGGGCCCCTGGCGCAGACGGCCGGTCACGACATCAACTATCTGTCGCGCACCGGTGCGCTCTCCGCGCTCGGCTACGCCGACCGCCCACCGCTGCCGCCGCTGAACCTCGTCGCCGACTTCGGCGGCGGTTCGATGCTGGTCCTGGTGGGCATCGTCGCCGCCTTGTACGAGCGGGAACGCTCGGGCCGCGGACAGGTCGTCGACGCCGCGATGGTCGACGGGGTCAGTCTGCTCGCTCAGGTGATGTGGACGATGAAGTCGACCGGGTCGCTGTGCGACCGGCGCGAGTCGTTCCTGCTCGACGGCGGCGCGCCGTTCTACCGCTGCTATGAGACGTCCGACGGCAAGTACGTGGCAGTCGGGGCGATCGAACCGCAGTTCTTCGCCGCGTTGCTCGAAGGGCTCGGCCTGTCGCCGGACGAGGTGCCCGGTCAGCGCGACATCGCTTCCTACCCAAGGATGTTCGACATCTTCACCGAGCGGTTCGCCGCCCGGACCCGCGACGAGTGGACGCGGGTCTTTGCCGGCACCGACGCGTGTGTCACGCCGGTGCTGACGTGGGGCGAGGCGGCCACCGACGACCACTTGCGGGCCCGGTCCACGGTGATCACCGCGCACGGCGCCGACCAGGCCGCGCCCGCCCCGCGCTTCTCGCGCACACCCGCCCCGCCGGTGGGGCCGCCGCCATCCGGCACCACTTCGCTGACCGAAATCGACTGGTACGAAACCGGTTACGGCGAAACCCGCGCACTCCCGGTGCGGCGTTGCTAG
- a CDS encoding SRPBCC family protein — translation MAVKASREFVVDAPPAVVMEALTDVVVLSSWSPLHKHIEVIDRYPDGRPHHVKATIKILGLTDREVLEYHWGPDWVVYDAKGTPQQHGQHVEYNLKPEGTDKTRVRFDITVEPAGPIPGFIVRRATRSVLDAAVKGLSDLIAGGG, via the coding sequence GTGGCTGTAAAAGCATCGCGGGAGTTCGTCGTCGACGCGCCGCCGGCAGTGGTCATGGAGGCGCTGACCGACGTCGTCGTGCTGTCGTCCTGGTCGCCGCTGCACAAGCACATCGAGGTGATCGACCGTTATCCCGACGGCCGGCCCCACCACGTCAAGGCCACGATCAAGATCCTGGGGCTCACCGACAGGGAGGTCCTGGAATACCACTGGGGCCCCGACTGGGTCGTCTACGACGCCAAGGGAACCCCCCAACAGCACGGCCAGCACGTCGAGTACAACCTCAAGCCGGAGGGAACGGACAAGACCCGGGTGCGCTTCGACATCACCGTCGAGCCGGCGGGGCCCATCCCGGGTTTCATCGTCAGGCGGGCGACGCGGTCCGTCCTCGATGCCGCGGTGAAAGGCCTGAGCGACCTCATCGCCGGCGGCGGCTGA
- a CDS encoding SRPBCC family protein — protein sequence MAVQASAQIVIDAPPEEIMVVLADVGAVPLWSSVHKKAEVIDAYPDGLPHHVKVTVKVLGIVDHEVLEYHWGPDWVVWDARKTVQQHGQHVEYRLQRVGVDKTRVQFDITLEPSAPLPEFLVNRARKTVVRAATEGLRKQVLTAQRARRPE from the coding sequence GTGGCCGTACAAGCATCGGCGCAGATCGTCATTGATGCGCCCCCGGAAGAGATCATGGTGGTGCTCGCCGACGTCGGCGCGGTGCCGCTGTGGTCCTCGGTGCACAAGAAGGCCGAGGTCATCGATGCCTATCCCGACGGCCTGCCGCACCACGTCAAGGTCACGGTCAAGGTGCTCGGTATCGTCGATCATGAAGTGCTGGAATATCATTGGGGTCCCGACTGGGTCGTGTGGGACGCGCGGAAGACCGTGCAGCAGCACGGCCAGCACGTCGAATACCGGTTGCAGCGCGTCGGCGTCGACAAGACGCGGGTGCAATTCGACATCACCCTGGAACCGTCGGCGCCGCTGCCGGAGTTTCTGGTCAACCGTGCGCGAAAGACGGTCGTACGCGCCGCAACCGAGGGATTGCGCAAGCAGGTCCTGACCGCGCAGCGGGCCCGCCGGCCGGAATAG
- a CDS encoding HAMP domain-containing sensor histidine kinase has product MTAPTTPTPSLRRRVTVATVGLIAILLLALGAAIDEVVGVQLNRDLESRLADDVVRAANLVKVGVGPAELVVQLQAQRIRVRVIGPDGTRYGDRSLDTGASPPPPPQTGAVPPPTAKERSSKAVTRVLRDGSTIILVGKTNGIQARRAQLRRDLLIGGTATLILIAVLVRLVVGRALAPLQRITSTAEQITHGDRGRRLRPDRPTTELGHAAAAFDNMLDALETAETNAHRAAEAAQRAESKTRRFLSDAAHELRSPVTAIQAVAQQLTASTEGTGHDDAASISRLRRYAALLGGETRRAGRLVSDLLDIAGIDAGTALRSEQVDLVDVVAAEVERAAMLAPSVTVRLVGDDARLPIRADPGRIVQILSNVLDNARRYTPRGGEITVHTAARDHTAEVTVVDSGPGIPDADRERVFDRLVRLDDARDRGSGGAGLGLSIARGLAEAHHGTLECLPHEPGAAFRLSLPLAPPSDPAGT; this is encoded by the coding sequence GTGACCGCGCCGACCACTCCCACCCCGTCGCTGCGCCGGCGGGTCACGGTGGCGACGGTGGGCCTGATCGCGATCCTGCTGCTGGCTCTCGGCGCGGCGATCGACGAAGTGGTCGGGGTTCAGCTCAACCGTGACCTCGAGTCCCGGCTGGCCGACGACGTCGTGCGCGCCGCCAATCTCGTCAAGGTGGGTGTCGGCCCGGCAGAACTCGTCGTTCAGCTGCAGGCGCAGCGGATCCGGGTGCGGGTGATCGGCCCGGACGGCACCCGTTACGGTGACCGTTCGCTGGACACCGGCGCGTCCCCGCCGCCACCACCGCAAACCGGGGCGGTGCCGCCACCGACCGCCAAGGAACGGAGCAGCAAGGCGGTCACCCGGGTCCTGCGCGACGGCTCGACGATCATCCTGGTGGGCAAGACCAACGGCATCCAGGCCCGCCGGGCCCAGCTGCGGCGCGACCTCCTCATCGGCGGCACCGCAACGCTGATATTGATCGCGGTGCTGGTCAGGCTCGTCGTCGGTCGCGCGCTGGCACCGCTTCAGCGGATCACCTCGACGGCGGAGCAGATCACCCACGGCGACCGGGGACGGCGACTCCGGCCGGACCGGCCGACCACCGAACTCGGTCACGCCGCCGCCGCGTTCGACAACATGCTCGACGCGCTGGAGACCGCAGAGACCAACGCTCACCGGGCTGCCGAAGCCGCGCAACGCGCCGAGTCCAAGACACGCCGCTTCCTCTCCGACGCCGCCCACGAACTGCGCAGCCCGGTGACCGCGATCCAGGCGGTGGCGCAACAACTGACCGCCAGCACCGAGGGAACCGGTCATGACGACGCGGCGTCGATCTCGCGGCTGCGCCGCTACGCCGCGCTGCTGGGCGGTGAGACCCGGCGGGCCGGCCGGCTGGTTTCCGACCTGCTGGACATCGCCGGCATCGATGCGGGGACGGCATTGCGCAGCGAGCAGGTGGACCTCGTCGACGTCGTCGCCGCCGAAGTGGAACGCGCCGCCATGCTCGCGCCCAGCGTGACGGTGCGGCTGGTCGGGGACGACGCTCGTCTACCCATCCGCGCCGACCCTGGCCGGATCGTGCAGATCCTGTCCAACGTGTTGGACAACGCCCGCCGCTACACCCCGCGCGGCGGTGAGATCACCGTGCACACCGCGGCCCGCGACCACACCGCGGAAGTGACGGTCGTCGACTCCGGGCCCGGCATCCCCGATGCGGACCGCGAGCGGGTCTTCGACCGGCTGGTCCGCCTCGACGACGCGCGCGACCGCGGCTCCGGGGGCGCCGGACTCGGGCTGTCGATCGCCCGCGGACTGGCCGAGGCCCACCACGGCACGCTGGAATGCCTGCCCCACGAACCCGGCGCGGCCTTCCGGCTGAGCCTGCCCTTGGCGCCGCCTTCCGACCCCGCGGGGACCTGA
- a CDS encoding response regulator transcription factor, with protein sequence MHGLPARQHSDTNPPRVLVVEDYGAIREMVVEALADAGYVSGGRVDGRGLEDALAAFRPDLVVLDVMLPGRDGFALIDVVRGYGDAGIVLLTARDALPDRLRGLDAGADDYVVKPFDVAELVSRVGAVLRRRGRVPSAMQVGDLVLDAEGGVVSRAGTMLDLTGTEFKLLSYLVEQRGRTVSKDQILAAVWGYDAYDANLVEVYISALRRKLEAHGPRMLHTVRGIGYRLSAGHP encoded by the coding sequence GTGCACGGACTCCCCGCTCGGCAGCACTCGGACACCAACCCGCCCAGGGTGCTGGTGGTGGAGGACTACGGCGCCATTCGCGAGATGGTCGTGGAGGCGCTCGCCGACGCCGGGTATGTCAGCGGCGGACGGGTCGACGGCCGGGGGCTCGAGGACGCGCTGGCCGCGTTTCGTCCCGACTTGGTGGTGCTCGACGTGATGCTGCCCGGCCGCGACGGCTTCGCCCTCATCGACGTGGTGCGCGGCTACGGCGATGCCGGCATCGTCCTGCTCACCGCCCGCGACGCGCTCCCGGATCGGTTGCGGGGGCTCGACGCCGGTGCGGACGACTACGTGGTCAAGCCGTTCGACGTCGCCGAGCTGGTCTCCCGGGTGGGCGCCGTGCTGCGGCGGCGCGGACGGGTGCCCTCGGCGATGCAGGTCGGCGATCTGGTGCTGGACGCCGAGGGCGGGGTGGTGAGCCGGGCCGGCACCATGCTGGACCTCACCGGCACCGAGTTCAAGTTGCTCAGCTACCTGGTGGAGCAGCGGGGCCGGACGGTGAGCAAGGATCAGATCCTCGCGGCGGTATGGGGATACGACGCCTACGACGCCAACCTCGTCGAGGTCTACATCAGCGCGCTGCGCCGCAAGCTGGAGGCACACGGGCCCCGGATGCTGCACACGGTCCGGGGAATCGGCTACCGGCTGTCGGCGGGCCATCCGTGA
- a CDS encoding PPE family protein translates to MDFGMLPPEVNSARMYAGPGSSPLLTAAAAWDGLAAELRVTAASYDSAISGLMGSWTGPASASMVAAAAPYVAWMNTTAVQSEQTAAQARSAAAAYEAAFAMTVPPPVVAANRSLVASLIATNFLGQNTPAIAAAEAQYGEMWAQDAAAMYGYAASSATATRLTLFQAPQQIGNPAGLVSQAAAAHAATTAAAANTPTTLQEAMTALPQTLQGLASPLSSASSLPSTSTLTSMFNTSMNSLKTVLYPASIVSMMPMRGLSMANMSKSLMSSVGAAAKALPAAGAALSHGVGSGALGSLGTVNLGLGGSPGAVSAGLGRAATVGALSVPQAWSPAQIANPFAAGLPGVGFGSLPSEAAASMGLPPMTPITNMATQGMHGVFTAAPRYGFRPAVLARPPAAG, encoded by the coding sequence ATGGATTTCGGAATGTTGCCTCCGGAAGTCAACTCCGCCCGGATGTATGCGGGACCGGGCTCGAGTCCGTTGTTGACGGCCGCGGCGGCCTGGGACGGGTTGGCCGCCGAGCTGCGCGTCACGGCGGCCTCGTACGACTCGGCGATCTCGGGTCTGATGGGCTCGTGGACGGGGCCGGCGTCGGCCTCGATGGTCGCCGCGGCCGCACCCTACGTCGCATGGATGAACACCACCGCCGTCCAGTCCGAGCAGACGGCGGCCCAGGCGCGGTCCGCGGCGGCCGCCTACGAGGCCGCGTTCGCGATGACGGTGCCGCCCCCGGTGGTCGCGGCCAACCGCAGTTTGGTGGCGTCGCTGATCGCCACCAACTTTCTGGGTCAGAACACCCCGGCGATCGCGGCCGCCGAGGCGCAATACGGCGAAATGTGGGCCCAGGACGCCGCCGCCATGTACGGCTATGCCGCCTCCTCGGCGACCGCGACGAGGTTGACGCTGTTCCAGGCGCCGCAGCAGATCGGCAACCCGGCGGGTCTGGTCAGCCAGGCCGCGGCGGCGCACGCCGCCACGACGGCGGCGGCGGCGAACACCCCGACGACACTGCAGGAGGCCATGACGGCGCTGCCGCAGACCCTGCAGGGACTCGCCTCGCCGTTGTCGTCGGCGTCGTCGCTGCCCTCCACGTCGACGCTGACGTCGATGTTCAACACCTCGATGAACAGCCTGAAGACGGTTCTCTACCCCGCGTCGATCGTGTCGATGATGCCGATGCGGGGACTCTCGATGGCCAACATGTCGAAGTCGTTGATGTCGTCGGTCGGTGCGGCCGCCAAAGCGCTTCCCGCCGCCGGGGCGGCGCTGTCGCACGGTGTTGGCTCGGGTGCGCTGGGGTCACTGGGCACGGTGAACCTGGGGCTGGGCGGAAGCCCGGGCGCGGTGTCGGCGGGGTTGGGCCGCGCCGCCACGGTCGGCGCGCTGTCGGTGCCGCAGGCGTGGTCGCCCGCGCAGATAGCCAATCCCTTCGCCGCGGGGTTGCCGGGGGTCGGGTTCGGGTCCCTGCCGAGCGAGGCCGCCGCATCGATGGGTCTGCCACCGATGACGCCGATCACGAACATGGCCACGCAGGGCATGCATGGCGTGTTCACCGCGGCGCCCCGGTACGGGTTTCGTCCCGCCGTGCTCGCCCGCCCGCCCGCCGCGGGATGA
- a CDS encoding pyridoxal phosphate-dependent aminotransferase: protein MTVSRLRPYATTVFAEMSALAARIGAVNLGQGFPDEDGPPALLKAAQDAIAGGANQYPPGIGIPALRRAIAAQRRRRFGIDYDPDTEVLVTVGATEAIAAAVLGLVEPGEEVVLIEPFYDSYAPVLAMAGAQRVAVPLVPDGRGFALDADALRRAVTPRTRALIVNSPHNPTGAVLSRADLQAIAEIAVAADLLVITDEVYEHLVFDGREHLPLAGFDGMAERTVTISSAAKMFNCTGWKIGWACGPAPLIVGVKAAKQYLTYVGGAPSQPAVALALDTEDAWVSELRNTLQARRDRLSAGLTEIGFEVHDSYGTYFLCADPRPLGYDDSTTFCAALPERVGVAAIPLSAFCDPDAPHAAEQAKVWNHLVRFTFCKRDDTLDEALRRLAALPDPPAG, encoded by the coding sequence ATGACGGTGTCGCGACTGCGTCCGTACGCGACCACGGTGTTCGCCGAGATGTCGGCCCTGGCCGCGCGGATCGGCGCGGTCAACCTCGGCCAGGGCTTCCCCGACGAGGACGGGCCACCCGCGTTGCTGAAGGCGGCGCAGGACGCCATCGCCGGCGGTGCCAACCAGTACCCGCCGGGGATCGGCATCCCGGCGCTGCGCCGGGCCATCGCGGCCCAGCGCCGGCGGCGGTTCGGCATCGACTACGACCCCGACACCGAGGTGCTGGTCACGGTCGGGGCCACCGAGGCCATCGCGGCGGCGGTGCTCGGCCTGGTGGAGCCAGGTGAGGAAGTCGTGCTCATCGAGCCGTTCTACGACTCCTATGCACCGGTGCTGGCGATGGCCGGCGCGCAGCGGGTGGCCGTGCCGCTGGTACCCGACGGCCGCGGCTTCGCCCTGGACGCCGACGCGTTGCGCCGGGCGGTGACGCCGCGCACCCGGGCGCTGATCGTCAACTCACCGCACAACCCGACCGGAGCGGTGCTGAGCAGGGCCGACCTGCAGGCGATCGCCGAGATCGCCGTGGCGGCAGACCTTTTGGTGATCACCGACGAGGTGTACGAGCACCTGGTGTTTGACGGCCGCGAGCACCTCCCGCTGGCAGGCTTCGACGGCATGGCCGAGCGCACCGTCACCATTTCCAGCGCGGCGAAGATGTTCAACTGCACCGGCTGGAAGATCGGGTGGGCCTGCGGCCCGGCGCCGCTCATCGTCGGCGTGAAGGCGGCAAAACAATATCTGACCTACGTCGGCGGTGCCCCGTCCCAACCGGCCGTCGCGCTGGCGCTCGACACCGAGGACGCGTGGGTGTCCGAACTCCGGAACACGTTGCAGGCCAGGCGGGACCGGCTCAGCGCGGGGCTGACCGAGATCGGTTTCGAGGTACACGACAGCTACGGAACGTACTTTCTGTGCGCCGATCCGCGCCCACTCGGCTACGACGACAGCACGACGTTCTGCGCGGCCCTCCCGGAGCGGGTCGGTGTGGCGGCCATCCCGCTGTCGGCGTTCTGCGACCCGGACGCCCCACACGCCGCGGAGCAGGCCAAGGTGTGGAATCATTTGGTGCGCTTCACGTTCTGCAAACGGGACGACACCCTGGACGAAGCGCTCAGGCGACTCGCGGCGCTGCCGGACCCGCCAGCGGGGTGA
- a CDS encoding Zn-ribbon domain-containing OB-fold protein → MAGQIPLVDYLVLDDGEPHLVAHECTHCGARFFDRRNACASCFATEFKTVPVATEGTVRAFTIVTFAAPGIPTPFVASVVDCDGTQVRANLINVEPDPEHVRDGMKVRLATYSLGADAEGTEAIGFGFEPAA, encoded by the coding sequence ATGGCCGGGCAGATTCCTTTGGTCGACTATCTGGTGCTCGACGACGGCGAACCGCACCTCGTCGCGCACGAATGCACCCATTGCGGGGCCCGGTTCTTCGACCGCCGTAACGCGTGCGCGAGCTGCTTTGCCACGGAGTTCAAGACCGTCCCGGTCGCGACCGAGGGCACGGTGCGTGCGTTCACGATCGTCACCTTCGCCGCGCCGGGGATCCCGACCCCGTTCGTCGCGTCCGTGGTGGACTGCGACGGCACGCAGGTGCGCGCCAATCTGATCAACGTCGAGCCCGACCCCGAGCATGTGCGCGACGGGATGAAGGTGCGCCTGGCCACCTATTCGTTGGGGGCCGACGCCGAGGGCACCGAGGCGATCGGCTTCGGTTTCGAGCCCGCCGCCTGA
- a CDS encoding thiolase family protein, protein MSASDEIWILGIRMTKFGKHPDLDTVDLAAEAALGALADAGVSMADIGVLAAGNLMNANAGIGQQLQKQIGQTGIPVYNVANACATGATALRTAIMAVKAGEVDYGMAVGVEKLSGAGLLAGGSQKKSDDVWAPKGRYGAVAPVDGRIGTETMPGVFAQIGTEYGHKYGGTSFELFAKISEKNHAHSTLNPLAAYQKRFTLEQIMGDVMIAYPNTRPMCSANCDGAAAAIVCNGETLKSLSLEQRRRAVKVSASVLTTDPYEEGCQVLPNVNTLTRRAAATAYEQAGVGPDELDLVELHDCFATAELVHYDNLMLCQEGGAADFFNSGATWRDGSTPVNVSGGLQSKGHPIAATGIANIWEICHHLRGEAGDRQIADAKVGLAHVIGLGSACGVHILEKSAA, encoded by the coding sequence ATGAGCGCCAGCGACGAGATCTGGATCCTGGGCATCCGGATGACCAAGTTCGGCAAGCACCCCGACCTCGACACCGTCGACCTGGCGGCCGAGGCGGCGCTGGGCGCGCTGGCCGATGCCGGGGTCAGCATGGCCGACATCGGGGTGCTGGCCGCCGGCAACCTGATGAACGCCAACGCCGGGATCGGTCAGCAACTGCAGAAGCAGATCGGCCAGACCGGCATCCCGGTGTACAACGTGGCCAACGCGTGCGCCACCGGGGCCACCGCGCTGCGCACCGCCATCATGGCCGTCAAGGCCGGCGAGGTCGACTACGGCATGGCCGTGGGCGTGGAGAAGCTGTCCGGCGCCGGGCTGCTGGCCGGGGGCAGCCAAAAGAAGTCCGACGACGTCTGGGCGCCCAAGGGCCGTTACGGCGCGGTCGCCCCGGTCGACGGGCGCATCGGCACCGAGACCATGCCCGGGGTGTTCGCCCAGATCGGCACCGAGTACGGCCACAAGTACGGCGGCACCAGCTTCGAGCTGTTCGCCAAGATCAGCGAGAAGAACCACGCCCACTCGACCCTGAACCCGCTGGCCGCCTACCAGAAGCGGTTCACCCTCGAGCAGATCATGGGCGATGTCATGATCGCCTACCCCAACACCCGGCCGATGTGCTCGGCCAACTGCGACGGGGCGGCGGCCGCGATCGTGTGCAACGGCGAAACGCTGAAGTCGCTCTCGCTCGAACAGCGCCGGCGCGCGGTGAAGGTGTCGGCGTCGGTGCTGACCACCGACCCCTACGAGGAGGGCTGCCAGGTCCTGCCCAACGTCAACACCCTGACCCGCAGGGCCGCCGCGACCGCCTACGAGCAGGCCGGCGTCGGCCCCGACGAGCTGGACCTGGTCGAGCTGCACGACTGCTTCGCCACCGCCGAACTGGTGCACTACGACAACCTGATGCTCTGCCAGGAAGGCGGGGCCGCGGACTTCTTCAACTCCGGCGCCACCTGGCGCGACGGCTCCACCCCGGTCAACGTGTCCGGCGGGCTGCAGTCCAAGGGCCATCCCATCGCGGCCACCGGTATCGCCAACATCTGGGAAATCTGCCATCACCTGCGGGGGGAGGCCGGCGACCGCCAGATCGCCGACGCCAAGGTCGGGCTGGCCCACGTGATCGGCCTCGGCTCGGCCTGCGGTGTGCACATCCTGGAGAAATCCGCAGCCTGA
- a CDS encoding acetyl-CoA C-acetyltransferase, whose amino-acid sequence MSEEAFVYEAIRTPRGKQKNGSLTEVKPLNLVVGLIEELRRRHPDLDENLISDVILGCVSPVGDQGGDIARTAVIAAGMPDTVGGVQLNRFCASGLEAVNTAAQKVRSGWDDLVLAGGVESMSRIPMGSDGGAMMADPATSYDAYIVPQGIGADLIATIEGFSREDVDAYALRSQELAAAAWSGGYFAKSVVPVRDQNGLLILDHDEHMRPGTTKEGLGKLKPAFEGLAAMAGFDDVALQKYHWVESINHVHTGGNSSGIVDGAALVLVGSEAAGMSQGLTPRARIVATATTGADPTIMLTGPTPATQKALDRAGLTVDDIDLFELNEAFASVVLKFQKDLNIPDEKLNVNGGAIAMGHPLGATGAMLLGTMVDELERRDARRALITLCIGGGMGVATIIERV is encoded by the coding sequence ATGTCCGAAGAAGCCTTCGTCTACGAGGCCATCCGCACGCCGCGCGGAAAACAGAAGAACGGATCGCTGACCGAGGTCAAACCACTCAACCTGGTCGTCGGCCTGATCGAGGAGCTGCGCAGGCGTCACCCCGACCTCGACGAGAACCTGATCAGCGACGTCATCCTGGGCTGCGTCTCGCCTGTGGGTGACCAGGGCGGCGACATCGCCCGCACCGCGGTGATCGCGGCCGGTATGCCCGACACCGTCGGCGGCGTGCAGCTCAACCGCTTCTGCGCCTCCGGGCTGGAAGCCGTCAACACCGCCGCCCAGAAGGTCCGCTCCGGCTGGGACGACCTGGTGCTCGCCGGTGGCGTGGAGTCGATGAGCCGCATCCCGATGGGCTCCGACGGCGGCGCGATGATGGCCGACCCTGCCACCTCCTACGACGCCTACATCGTCCCGCAGGGCATCGGCGCGGACCTGATCGCCACCATCGAGGGCTTCTCCCGCGAGGACGTCGACGCCTACGCGCTGCGCTCCCAGGAGCTCGCGGCCGCGGCGTGGTCGGGCGGCTACTTCGCCAAGTCCGTGGTGCCGGTCCGCGACCAGAACGGCCTGCTGATCCTCGACCACGACGAGCACATGCGCCCCGGCACCACCAAGGAGGGGCTCGGCAAGCTGAAGCCCGCCTTCGAGGGCCTGGCCGCCATGGCCGGGTTCGACGACGTGGCGCTGCAGAAGTACCACTGGGTCGAGTCGATCAACCACGTGCACACCGGCGGCAACAGCTCGGGCATCGTCGACGGGGCCGCGCTGGTGCTGGTCGGCTCCGAGGCGGCCGGCATGTCGCAGGGCCTGACCCCCCGCGCCCGGATCGTGGCCACCGCCACCACCGGTGCCGACCCGACCATCATGCTGACCGGCCCGACGCCCGCAACTCAGAAGGCGCTCGACCGGGCCGGCCTGACCGTCGACGACATCGATCTGTTCGAGCTGAACGAGGCGTTCGCGTCGGTGGTCCTGAAGTTCCAGAAGGACCTGAACATCCCCGACGAGAAGCTCAACGTCAACGGCGGCGCCATCGCGATGGGCCACCCGCTGGGCGCCACCGGCGCGATGCTCCTGGGCACCATGGTCGACGAGCTCGAGCGCCGCGACGCCCGGCGTGCACTGATCACGCTGTGCATCGGCGGCGGCATGGGCGTGGCCACCATCATCGAGCGAGTCTGA